The following coding sequences lie in one Manis javanica isolate MJ-LG chromosome X, MJ_LKY, whole genome shotgun sequence genomic window:
- the ARMCX1 gene encoding armadillo repeat-containing X-linked protein 1 isoform X1: MGRTREAGCVAAGVVIGAGACYCVYRLAWGRDESEKIWDEDDDQDEEEYSDIAETGVDTGKGAKANAGAGAGARLQGDSEAKAEVGVERKTGSDVKMEAHSRAQSGGGLEAKAKALFSTLKEQASAKAGRGARLGIISATRILAPSLPCPGGRGGGCHPTRSGARAGSRASGKPKGRARGKSTRTPATAWPVRRGKFNFPYKIDDILGATDLQKVLNILERSNDPFIQEIALVTLGNNAAYSFNQNAIRELGGLPIIAKMIKTKDPIIREKAYNALNNLSVNAENQGKIKTYISQVCDDTMICRLDSAVQMAGLRLLTNMTVTNDYQHLLSYSFPDFFALLFLGNYFTKIQIMKLIINFTENPAMTRELVSCKVPSELISLFNKEWDREILLNILTLFENINDNIKNEGLASSRKEFSRSSLFFLFKESGVCVKKIKALANHNDLVVKVKVLKVLTKL; this comes from the coding sequence ATGGGCCGCACTAGGGAAGCTGGCTGTGTGGCCGCTGGTGTGGTAATCGGGGCTGGTGCCTGCTACTGCGTGTACAGACTGGCCTGGGGAAGAGATGAAAGTGAGAAAATCTGGGATGAGGATGATGACCAGGATGAGGAGGAATATAGTGATATTGCAGAGACCGGGGTCGATACTGGGAAAGGAGCTAAGGCTAATGCTGGGGCAGGTGCTGGAGCCAGACTTCAGGGTGACTCGGAGGCCAAGGCTGAAGTGGGCGTGGAACGCAAGACCGGTTCAGATGTAAAGATGGAGGCCCACTCCAGGGCCCAGAGTGGAGGTGGCCTAGAGGCCAAGGCTAAGGCCCTTTTCAGCACCCTGAAGGAACAGGCAAGTGCgaaggcaggcagaggagccAGGTTGGGTATCATCTCTGCCACCAGGATCCTTGCACCAAGTTTACCCtgcccaggaggcaggggtggaggcTGCCACCCCACCAGGAGTGGGGCTAGGGCTGGGAGCAGGGCAAGTGGAAAACCCAAGGGAAGGGCCCGAGGTAAGAGCACAAGGACTCCAGCTACAGCTTGGCCTGTTCGTAGGGGCAAGTTCAACTTTCCCTACAAAATTGATGATATTCTTGGTGCTACTGACCTTCAGAAGGTCCTTAACATCCTGGAACGATCAAATGATCCTTTTATTCAAGAAATAGCCTTGGTCACTCTGGGTAACAATGCAGCATATTCATTTAACCAAAATGCCATTCGTGAATTGGGTGGTCTCCCAATTATTGCAAAAATGATAAAAACGAAAGATCCCATTATTAGGGAAAAGGCTTACAATGCTCTCAATAACTTGAGTGTAAATGCTGAAAATCAGGGCAAGATTAAGACGTATATCAGTCAAGTGTGTGATGACACTATGATCTGTCGCCTGGACTCAGCTGTGCAGATGGCTGGACTAAGACTGTTAACCAACATGACTGTGACTAATGATTATCAACATTTGCTTTCCTAttcttttccagatttttttgctttgttattccTGGGAAATTACTTCACCAAGATTCAGATTATGAAACTAATTATAAACTTTACTGAAAATCCAGCCATGACAAGAGAGCTGGTCAGTTGTAAAGTACCATCAGAATTGATTTCCCTCTTTAATAAAGAATGGGACCGAGAGATTCTTCTTAATATCCTCACCCTATTTGAGAATATAAATgacaacataaaaaatgaaggGCTTGCATCTTCCAGGAAAGAATTCAGCAGAAGTTCACTGTTTTTCTTATTCAAAGAATCTGGAGTGTGTGTTAAGAAAATCAAAGCATTAGCAAATCACAATGATCTAGTGGTGAAAGTCAAAGTCCTAAAAGTATTGACCAAACTCTAA
- the ARMCX1 gene encoding armadillo repeat-containing X-linked protein 1 isoform X2: MGRTREAGCVAAGVVIGAGACYCVYRLAWGRDESEKIWDEDDDQDEEEYSDIAETGVDTGKGAKANAGAGAGARLQGDSEAKAEVGVERKTGSDVKMEAHSRAQSGGGLEAKAKALFSTLKEQIFLLCYSWEITSPRFRL, translated from the exons ATGGGCCGCACTAGGGAAGCTGGCTGTGTGGCCGCTGGTGTGGTAATCGGGGCTGGTGCCTGCTACTGCGTGTACAGACTGGCCTGGGGAAGAGATGAAAGTGAGAAAATCTGGGATGAGGATGATGACCAGGATGAGGAGGAATATAGTGATATTGCAGAGACCGGGGTCGATACTGGGAAAGGAGCTAAGGCTAATGCTGGGGCAGGTGCTGGAGCCAGACTTCAGGGTGACTCGGAGGCCAAGGCTGAAGTGGGCGTGGAACGCAAGACCGGTTCAGATGTAAAGATGGAGGCCCACTCCAGGGCCCAGAGTGGAGGTGGCCTAGAGGCCAAGGCTAAGGCCCTTTTCAGCACCCTGAAGGAACAG atttttttgctttgttattccTGGGAAATTACTTCACCAAGATTCAGATTATGA